The stretch of DNA GGTCGAGAACGGGGGCAGCGACACCGTGATCGGCACCACCGGAATAAAGGTCTTGACCGTGACGTTGGCCACGCTGACGGTGACGGAGCGGCAGGTACTGCGCGCCATGTCGTCGTCGGCGTTGCAGCCGCTGGGCTCGAAGCCGACCTCGATATTGCTGGACTTCAGCAAGGGCATCAGATGCGTCATCCGGTCCTTGATGGCGGTGTCGGTGACATCGCACACCACGGCGATGCGTGCGCCCAGCCGGGTGGCTTCGCCGGCGGTGTTCCAGTAGAACAGCACGCGCGAAAACTCGGCAATGCCGATCAGCAGCATGAAGAAGATGCTGGCGACCAGCGCGAACTCGATGGCGGCTGCGCCGCTCTGGCGCGAACGCGGGCGCGGGGCGCGGATCGGAGTCATAGCACCTGCCTCATTACCGTTGCGATATCGGAGAACGCCAGTGCACCCACGTTGAGGTAGCTCTGCATCGGCGAGTAGGTGAAGCCCGAGATCTTGACTTCGACCAGGTTGATGGTCCCCGCCGGCGTGCCGGAACTGCCGCCGCCTTCGTAGATGGCAACGTTGGCAAACTGCTTGCCGGCGCAGCCGGATGAGTCGACGCGGTCGCAGACGACAATCATCGACGTGCTCAGTCCCTTTACCAGCGCTGTGCCGCCGCAGGTGGTCTTGCCATAGACGGCGATGCACTTGGCCTGGTCCACCGGGTAATTCGGCTCGGTGGGCGCGTATTGCGACAGGAAGCGCGCCGCGTCGCGCGTGGCCTTGGCCAGCGCGTTGTACTGGTAGATGGCGCGCCCGAACTCCGCCACCCCGGTCACCAGCATCAGCAGGGGCACCAGGACCAGCGCGAACTCCACCGCTACCGCGCCGCGGCGGTTGCGCCTGCTCTGCCAGCATCGCTTCATGATCGGCTCCTATTGCACCAGCACCGGCACGCGCGGGCCATTGCCCGTACTGGAACCGGGCACGCCCTGGGTCGCGCACGGGCTGGTGGGATCCTTCGAATCGCCGAGGTACTCGATATAGGTCACGTCCTTCACGCTGGGTGCCTGCATCGGCTGCACCATCAGCATGCAGGCCCAGGAGTCCACCGTGGCTTGCTTCGTCGAAGCGAGGTCATTGCAATTCACCACGGGAACCTGCACCAGCCTGCGGTCGGCGCCTGCCTGATGGACCGCCTTGGCGGACGGCGTGCCCTGGGTCGTCAGTCCGCTGTTGGGGTCGGTCTGGTACGGCTCGTTGGCGCCGCGCTTCTGGATGAAGTCCGGGTAGGCGTTGCCGCCGTTCGGGGGATTCCATTTCGTAATGCTGTAGGCATAGCCGGTGAAGTCCGGTGTGCCTTGCTCCGGGCCCTTGTAAGAGCCGGTATAGATTCCGAAGCGGGTGTTCCACGCCGGTATCAGCGACGAGATGCTGCCCGGCTGGCCGACCTTGGAGCCCACTACCGACAGGTCGCATTGTCCGGAGCCGGCCAGCAGCTCGGCCAGCTCGGAAGCACCGCCTCCGGGGGGCGTCAGGTCAGCCCAGCCAAAGCTGCCAGGACCGTAGGGGTCCTTCTCGTCCTTGGACCGGATCCAGTCGCCGCGGTTGTACGCGGTCCTGACCGGATTCGCGGTTTGCGGCGTGCAGATATAGACCGGGATGGCGCAGGCGGTCTGCGCGCTGGTGGTGGTGGCGACGGCCATGGCATTGACGGTGCTGGGCTGGATGTTCATCCCGGGCAGCGCGTTCAGGACCTGGATGAACCAGTGGGCAATCCCGGTGCGCTCGGCCGTGCATTTGACGTACTTGATCTTGTCGAGCGAGTACGGGACCTTGTCCTTGGTATAGAAGGTGTTGTCAGGACTATCGCTGTACGAGACGTTGAGGTTCTCGAACATTTCCACGGCCTTGCCCTGGAACAAGGCAGCGTTGCTCGTGCCGGTGGTGAGGCCGGCCGCCTCGGACACCA from Cupriavidus taiwanensis encodes:
- a CDS encoding TadE/TadG family type IV pilus assembly protein; this translates as MTPIRAPRPRSRQSGAAAIEFALVASIFFMLLIGIAEFSRVLFYWNTAGEATRLGARIAVVCDVTDTAIKDRMTHLMPLLKSSNIEVGFEPSGCNADDDMARSTCRSVTVSVANVTVKTFIPVVPITVSLPPFSTTLPRESLDSSTGGKICN
- a CDS encoding TadE/TadG family type IV pilus assembly protein, producing the protein MKRCWQSRRNRRGAVAVEFALVLVPLLMLVTGVAEFGRAIYQYNALAKATRDAARFLSQYAPTEPNYPVDQAKCIAVYGKTTCGGTALVKGLSTSMIVVCDRVDSSGCAGKQFANVAIYEGGGSSGTPAGTINLVEVKISGFTYSPMQSYLNVGALAFSDIATVMRQVL
- a CDS encoding pilus assembly protein TadG-related protein, yielding MSTSRFARPTLTRRRRQRGAVAIIVGLSLAVLIGFVGLALDLGKLYVTKSELQNSVDACALAAARDVTGATPLLVSEAAGLTTGTSNAALFQGKAVEMFENLNVSYSDSPDNTFYTKDKVPYSLDKIKYVKCTAERTGIAHWFIQVLNALPGMNIQPSTVNAMAVATTTSAQTACAIPVYICTPQTANPVRTAYNRGDWIRSKDEKDPYGPGSFGWADLTPPGGGASELAELLAGSGQCDLSVVGSKVGQPGSISSLIPAWNTRFGIYTGSYKGPEQGTPDFTGYAYSITKWNPPNGGNAYPDFIQKRGANEPYQTDPNSGLTTQGTPSAKAVHQAGADRRLVQVPVVNCNDLASTKQATVDSWACMLMVQPMQAPSVKDVTYIEYLGDSKDPTSPCATQGVPGSSTGNGPRVPVLVQ